One Mesorhizobium loti genomic window carries:
- a CDS encoding multi-sensor hybrid histidine kinase encodes MRLQSLPLAAGFAVLALIVGTRALLVEGQRANRAAARETIEYQEQLSELLSLAQDAEAGQRGYLLTGEKSYLEPYQKAVDAIPGQLARIDAMTSSNDQLAPQISHIKDALAQKQAELAVTITLYDKGDAAKALELVRSGQGKAAMDEIRASMDTIRRIGAADIAARDEHTDEVEAWLRIGSLAALIAIFLLGAYTIRQSRRRFREVVTAQEELMRKNIELGNEIDTREKAESQIRQMQKMEAVGQLTGGIAHDFNNMLAVILSAMNLAQRKLKRGENDIEKFIEAATDAASRAANLTSRLLAFSRLQPLAPQVVDTNRLVTGMSDLLHRALGEGIRVETVLAGGLWKTHADPSQIENAILNLAVNARDAMDNDGKLTIETANSHLDEAYAATHAEVTPGQYVMIAVTDTGAGMSPEVIAKAFEPFFTTKPVDKGTGLGLSQVFGFVKQSGGHVKIYSEPGEGTTIRIYLPRFFGAEEPAALAGRGKSTAKVTETILVVEDDARVRAATTDAMRELGYTVIHVGSGQEALQELAATPGIALLFTDIVMPVMNGRKLAEEAVARQPGLKVVFTTGFTRNAVVHNGVLDHHVHFLAKPFTIEQLEAKLREVLDAQG; translated from the coding sequence ATGCGATTGCAATCGCTGCCGCTTGCCGCCGGCTTCGCCGTGCTGGCACTGATCGTCGGCACCCGCGCCTTGCTGGTCGAGGGCCAGAGGGCCAATCGTGCCGCCGCGCGCGAGACGATCGAATACCAGGAACAGCTTTCGGAGCTGCTTTCATTGGCGCAGGATGCCGAGGCCGGCCAGCGCGGCTATCTGCTGACCGGCGAGAAATCCTACCTCGAACCGTACCAGAAGGCCGTCGACGCGATCCCGGGGCAACTTGCCCGCATCGATGCCATGACATCATCCAACGATCAGCTCGCCCCGCAGATCAGCCACATCAAGGACGCGCTGGCGCAAAAGCAGGCTGAACTGGCCGTGACGATCACGCTCTACGACAAGGGCGACGCGGCCAAGGCATTGGAACTTGTTCGCAGCGGTCAGGGCAAGGCCGCCATGGACGAAATCCGCGCCAGCATGGACACGATCCGGCGCATCGGCGCCGCCGACATCGCCGCGCGCGACGAGCACACGGACGAGGTCGAGGCCTGGCTGCGCATCGGTTCGCTGGCGGCCCTCATCGCGATCTTCCTGCTCGGCGCCTACACAATCCGCCAATCCCGCCGTCGCTTCCGCGAGGTTGTTACCGCCCAGGAAGAACTGATGCGCAAGAACATCGAGCTTGGCAACGAGATCGACACGCGCGAGAAGGCCGAATCGCAGATCCGCCAGATGCAGAAGATGGAGGCCGTCGGGCAACTGACCGGCGGCATCGCCCATGATTTCAACAACATGCTGGCGGTGATCCTCAGCGCCATGAACCTTGCCCAGCGCAAGCTGAAGCGCGGCGAGAATGATATCGAGAAATTCATCGAGGCGGCGACGGACGCGGCCAGCCGTGCCGCCAATTTAACCTCCCGGCTGCTTGCCTTCTCCCGTCTGCAGCCGCTGGCGCCGCAGGTGGTCGACACCAATCGGCTGGTGACCGGCATGTCCGATCTTCTGCACCGTGCGCTCGGCGAAGGCATCCGCGTCGAAACGGTGCTGGCGGGCGGCCTGTGGAAAACCCACGCCGACCCCAGCCAGATCGAGAACGCCATCCTCAACCTTGCCGTCAATGCCCGCGACGCCATGGACAATGACGGCAAGTTGACCATCGAGACAGCCAACAGCCACCTCGACGAGGCCTACGCCGCCACGCATGCCGAGGTCACGCCAGGCCAATATGTGATGATCGCGGTAACCGACACCGGCGCGGGCATGTCGCCCGAGGTCATCGCCAAGGCGTTCGAACCCTTCTTCACGACCAAGCCGGTCGACAAGGGCACGGGACTTGGGCTGAGCCAGGTGTTCGGCTTCGTCAAGCAGTCGGGCGGCCACGTCAAGATCTACTCCGAACCGGGCGAAGGCACGACGATCAGGATCTATCTGCCCCGGTTTTTCGGGGCGGAGGAGCCGGCAGCACTTGCCGGGCGCGGCAAGAGCACCGCCAAGGTCACCGAAACGATCCTCGTCGTCGAGGACGACGCCCGCGTGCGTGCCGCCACGACGGACGCGATGCGCGAACTCGGCTACACCGTCATCCACGTCGGCAGTGGCCAGGAGGCCCTTCAGGAGCTGGCCGCGACACCCGGCATCGCCCTGCTTTTCACCGACATTGTCATGCCGGTGATGAACGGCCGCAAGCTCGCCGAGGAAGCGGTCGCGCGCCAACCCGGTCTGAAAGTCGTGTTCACCACGGGTTTCACCAGGAATGCCGTCGTCCACAACGGCGTGCTCGACCATCACGTGCACTTCCTGGCCAAGCCGTTCACCATCGAGCAGCTCGAGGCCAAGCTGCGCGAAGTGCTGGACGCACAGGGATAG
- a CDS encoding phosphoenolpyruvate-protein phosphotransferase translates to MRDQASGPRVLLKRLRELMQEPLEPQERLDRIVRDIASNMVAEVCSLYVLRADSVLELYATEGLNPNAVHLAQLRLGQGLVGTIAASARPLNLSNAQEHPAFAYLPETGEEIYNSFLGVPVLRAGRTLGVLVVQNKTMRHYRDDEVEALETTAMVIAEMIATGDLARLTRPGLELDLRRPVSFTGLSFNDGVGLGHVVLHEPRIVVTNLFNEDSEEEVRRLETSLGSLRLSIDDMLERRDVAFEGEHRQVLEAYRMFANDRGWVRRLEEAIRNGLTAEAAVEKVQSDMRARMLHMTDPYLRERMSDFDDLANRLLRQLMGRGPEDVAASLPKDAIIVARSMGAAELLDYPRDKMRGLVLEDGAATSHVVIVARAMGIPVAGQMKGAVSMAENGDAIIVDGEEGVIHLRPQSDLEAAYAEKVRFRARRQEVYRELRKKPSTTKDGVQVDLLMNAGLAVDLPQLAEAGAAGIGLFRTELQFMVASTFPRAEAQEKLYRDVLEAARGKPVTFRTIDIGGDKVLPYFKGAIQEENPALGWRAIRLTLDRPGLLRTQIRALLKASGGRELKLMLPMVTELGEIAQAREIIDREVRHLSRFAHHLPTSLKLGAMLEVPSLLFQLDELMKAVDFVSVGSNDLFQFVMAVDRGNTQLANRFDTLSAPFLRVLKQIADAGIRNHTPVTLCGELAGKPISAMALIGLGFRSISMSPASIGPVKAMLTELPLDELTAFFDDNLMAPAQGLPMRALLQAFADDRSIPL, encoded by the coding sequence ATGCGTGACCAGGCCAGCGGCCCGCGCGTTTTGCTGAAACGGCTCCGCGAGCTCATGCAAGAGCCGCTGGAGCCGCAGGAGCGGCTTGACCGGATCGTGCGCGACATCGCCTCCAACATGGTCGCGGAAGTCTGCTCGCTCTATGTGCTGCGCGCCGATTCGGTGCTCGAACTCTACGCCACCGAAGGTCTGAACCCGAACGCCGTCCACTTGGCGCAGTTGCGGCTCGGACAAGGTCTGGTCGGCACGATTGCCGCCAGCGCGAGGCCGCTCAACCTGTCCAACGCGCAGGAGCACCCGGCCTTCGCCTACCTGCCGGAGACCGGGGAAGAGATCTACAATTCCTTCCTTGGCGTGCCGGTGCTGAGGGCAGGGCGTACGCTCGGCGTCCTGGTCGTGCAGAACAAGACCATGCGCCATTATCGCGACGACGAGGTCGAGGCGCTGGAGACCACGGCGATGGTTATCGCCGAGATGATCGCCACCGGCGATCTGGCACGGCTGACCCGGCCTGGGCTGGAACTCGATTTGCGCCGGCCTGTCAGCTTCACCGGCCTGTCCTTCAACGACGGCGTCGGGCTTGGCCATGTCGTGCTGCACGAGCCGCGCATCGTCGTCACCAATCTGTTCAACGAGGACAGCGAGGAAGAAGTCAGGCGTCTCGAGACCTCGCTCGGTTCGCTCAGGCTTTCCATCGACGACATGCTGGAGCGTCGCGACGTCGCCTTCGAGGGCGAGCATCGCCAGGTGCTCGAAGCCTACCGCATGTTCGCCAATGACCGCGGCTGGGTGCGCCGCCTGGAAGAGGCGATCCGCAACGGCCTGACGGCGGAAGCTGCCGTGGAAAAGGTGCAGAGCGACATGCGCGCGCGCATGCTGCACATGACCGATCCCTATCTGCGCGAGCGGATGAGCGACTTCGACGATCTCGCCAACCGGCTGCTGCGCCAGCTGATGGGTCGCGGGCCGGAGGATGTCGCGGCCTCGCTGCCGAAGGACGCCATCATTGTCGCCCGCTCGATGGGGGCGGCCGAACTGCTCGACTATCCCCGCGACAAGATGCGCGGCCTGGTGCTCGAGGATGGCGCTGCCACCAGCCACGTCGTCATCGTCGCGCGCGCCATGGGCATTCCCGTCGCCGGCCAGATGAAGGGTGCCGTTTCCATGGCGGAAAACGGCGATGCCATCATCGTCGACGGCGAAGAGGGCGTAATCCATCTGCGGCCGCAATCCGATCTCGAAGCTGCCTATGCCGAAAAGGTGCGGTTCCGCGCCCGCCGGCAAGAGGTCTACCGCGAACTGCGCAAGAAGCCGTCGACGACCAAAGACGGCGTTCAGGTCGATCTCTTGATGAATGCCGGGCTTGCCGTCGACCTGCCGCAGCTGGCCGAGGCGGGTGCGGCCGGCATCGGCCTGTTCCGCACCGAATTGCAGTTCATGGTCGCTTCGACCTTTCCGCGCGCCGAGGCGCAGGAGAAGCTCTACCGCGACGTGCTCGAGGCGGCGCGCGGCAAGCCGGTCACTTTCCGCACCATCGATATCGGTGGCGACAAGGTGCTGCCCTACTTCAAGGGTGCCATCCAGGAAGAGAATCCGGCGCTTGGCTGGCGGGCGATCCGTCTGACGCTTGATCGGCCGGGGTTGCTGCGCACCCAGATCCGCGCCTTGCTGAAGGCCAGCGGTGGGCGCGAGCTCAAGCTGATGCTGCCGATGGTGACCGAGCTTGGCGAGATCGCCCAGGCGCGCGAAATCATCGACCGCGAGGTACGGCATCTCTCGCGCTTTGCCCATCATTTGCCGACCAGTCTCAAGCTGGGTGCGATGCTGGAAGTGCCGTCGCTGCTGTTCCAGCTCGACGAATTGATGAAGGCCGTCGACTTCGTCTCGGTCGGTTCGAACGACCTGTTCCAGTTCGTCATGGCGGTCGACCGGGGCAACACGCAACTGGCCAATCGCTTCGACACGCTGTCGGCGCCGTTCCTGCGCGTGCTCAAGCAGATTGCCGATGCCGGCATTCGCAACCACACGCCGGTAACGCTGTGCGGCGAACTCGCCGGCAAGCCGATCTCGGCGATGGCGCTGATCGGCCTCGGCTTCCGTTCGATCTCGATGTCGCCGGCCTCGATCGGCCCGGTCAAGGCGATGCTGACGGAATTGCCGCTGGATGAACTGACGGCGTTCTTCGACGACAATCTGATGGCGCCGGCGCAGGGGTTGCCGATGCGGGCGCTGCTACAAGCCTTCGCCGACGACCGCTCGATCCCGTTGTAG
- a CDS encoding aspartate kinase, producing the protein MARIVMKFGGTSVADIARIRNVARHVKREVDAGHEVAVVVSAMAGKTNELVAWTREASPMHDAREYDAVVASGEQVTAGLLAITLQNMGVHARSWQGWQIPIKTDNAHGAARILDIDGAFLIKRFGEGQVAVIAGFQGIGPDNRIATLGRGGSDTSAVAIAAAVKADRCDIYTDVDGVYTTDPRIEPKARRLAKISFEEMLEMASLGAKVLQVRSVELAMVHRVRTFVRSSFDDPDAPGMGDLLNPPGTLICDEEEIVEQQVVTGIAYAKDEAQISLRRVGDRPGVAAGIFGPLAEANINVDMIVQNISEDGKFTDMTFTVPSGDVDKALAVLDRLKAEVGYDVVQSEAGMSKVSVIGIGMRSHAGVAATAFKALADKAINIRAITTSEIKISILIDGPYTELAVRTLHSVYGLDKQ; encoded by the coding sequence ATGGCGCGTATCGTGATGAAATTCGGCGGAACCTCCGTCGCCGACATCGCCCGCATCCGCAATGTGGCGCGTCACGTCAAACGCGAGGTCGACGCCGGCCATGAGGTGGCGGTGGTGGTCTCGGCAATGGCCGGCAAGACCAACGAACTGGTCGCCTGGACGCGCGAGGCCTCGCCGATGCACGACGCACGCGAATATGACGCGGTCGTCGCTTCCGGCGAACAGGTCACGGCCGGTCTGCTGGCCATCACCTTGCAGAACATGGGCGTGCATGCGCGCTCCTGGCAGGGCTGGCAGATCCCGATCAAGACCGACAACGCGCATGGCGCGGCGCGCATCCTCGACATTGACGGCGCTTTCCTGATCAAGCGCTTCGGCGAGGGCCAGGTGGCTGTCATCGCCGGCTTCCAGGGCATCGGGCCGGACAATCGCATCGCCACGCTTGGCCGCGGCGGTTCCGACACCAGCGCGGTCGCCATTGCCGCGGCGGTCAAGGCCGACCGCTGCGACATCTACACCGACGTCGACGGGGTCTACACCACCGATCCGCGCATCGAGCCCAAGGCGCGGCGGTTGGCCAAGATCTCCTTCGAGGAAATGCTTGAAATGGCCTCGCTCGGCGCCAAGGTTCTGCAGGTGCGTTCGGTCGAGCTTGCCATGGTGCACAGGGTGCGTACCTTCGTGCGGTCGTCCTTCGACGATCCCGACGCGCCCGGAATGGGGGATTTGCTCAATCCCCCGGGAACGCTCATTTGCGACGAGGAAGAGATCGTGGAACAGCAGGTCGTCACCGGAATTGCCTACGCCAAGGACGAGGCCCAGATTTCGCTGCGCCGCGTCGGCGACCGCCCTGGCGTCGCCGCCGGTATTTTCGGGCCGCTGGCCGAGGCCAACATCAATGTCGACATGATCGTCCAGAACATCTCCGAGGACGGCAAGTTCACCGACATGACCTTCACCGTGCCTTCCGGAGACGTCGACAAGGCGCTTGCGGTGCTTGACCGGCTGAAGGCCGAGGTCGGCTACGATGTCGTGCAGTCGGAAGCCGGCATGTCGAAGGTTTCGGTCATCGGTATCGGCATGCGGAGCCATGCCGGTGTCGCCGCCACCGCCTTCAAGGCGCTGGCCGACAAAGCGATCAATATCCGCGCCATCACCACCTCCGAGATCAAGATTTCGATACTGATCGACGGTCCGTACACCGAACTGGCAGTTCGCACTTTGCATTCCGTCTACGGTCTGGATAAGCAGTAG